A portion of the Chryseobacterium tructae genome contains these proteins:
- a CDS encoding reprolysin-like metallopeptidase, whose amino-acid sequence MKKQLLMMGMLVLSGVSSAQTDRLWSRRSQEDSASVHENMKNINNPRIFHLDINGLKNALARTPKRATEKSQVIISLPNSSGTMARFRVTENSNFDPELAAKYPDIKSYIGQGLEDQSSTVYFSISSLGLSSMEIYGDKSAVFIEPYTKDLSKYAVYKRSDKKNELNDFECKVLESAQKGTSHTIAAKNADDAILRTYRLALSCTGEYATYFGGTKADALAAMNNTLTRVNGIFENDFAARMVLIPNNDAIIYTNANTDPFSPSNKMNKWNFELMNDLSSKIGNANFDIGHLFGATGGGGNAGCIGCICSDDMSTYNYMGTTYPENYKGSGYTSPSNGIPSGDTFDIDFVAHEMGHQFGGNHTFSYTTQTGLQPVEPGSGSTIMGYAGVSPYNVQSNSNPFFHARSIEQITNTIKATTCSVNTPTGNSIPTANAGADYTIPKNTPFVLTGSGIDADGDSLTYIWEQMDNGTSSQTGSNSVATATKTAGPTFRSWTPTTSSVRYFPQMASILKGATETQGEEIRVEALSSVSRDLNFRFTVRDNRLGGAGNNSDDTKITVNALAGPFLITSQNNAVSYVGGTSQTVTWDVAGTTSNNINTANVDILWSTDNGETWTTLLAATPNDGSEAVAIPNIATNSGRIMVKGSNHIFFDVNNANISVTTNQLSTAETQLKGSTEIKLFPNPVKDILTLSNTQSERYKIYDMSGKLAIEGNLQNGTVNVSSLIKGNYIIQIDKFSKMFIKK is encoded by the coding sequence ATGAAAAAACAATTATTAATGATGGGGATGCTGGTGTTATCTGGCGTTTCTTCTGCGCAAACGGATCGTTTATGGTCCAGAAGATCTCAGGAAGACTCTGCTTCTGTTCATGAGAATATGAAAAATATTAATAATCCAAGAATTTTTCATCTGGATATTAATGGTTTAAAAAATGCACTGGCAAGAACGCCCAAAAGAGCAACAGAAAAATCGCAGGTTATTATTTCCCTACCTAATTCATCAGGAACAATGGCGAGATTCAGAGTAACAGAAAATTCAAATTTTGATCCTGAGTTAGCTGCTAAATATCCAGATATTAAATCATATATTGGCCAGGGGTTAGAAGATCAATCTTCAACAGTGTATTTCAGTATTTCTTCTTTAGGCCTATCTTCTATGGAAATCTATGGTGATAAATCAGCGGTCTTTATTGAACCTTACACTAAAGATCTTTCCAAATATGCTGTTTACAAAAGATCTGATAAAAAAAACGAGCTGAATGATTTTGAATGTAAAGTTTTGGAGTCTGCACAGAAAGGAACTTCTCATACCATTGCTGCTAAAAATGCTGATGATGCTATTTTAAGAACATATAGACTTGCATTGTCTTGTACAGGTGAATATGCAACTTATTTTGGAGGAACCAAAGCTGATGCTTTAGCGGCCATGAATAATACACTGACCCGTGTGAATGGTATCTTTGAAAATGATTTTGCAGCGAGAATGGTTCTGATTCCAAATAATGATGCTATTATTTATACCAACGCCAATACTGATCCCTTTTCACCATCCAATAAAATGAACAAATGGAATTTTGAACTTATGAATGACTTAAGTTCAAAAATAGGAAATGCAAATTTTGATATTGGTCATTTATTTGGCGCTACTGGAGGAGGTGGAAATGCCGGATGTATTGGTTGTATATGCAGTGATGATATGTCTACCTATAATTACATGGGAACTACTTATCCTGAAAATTACAAAGGAAGCGGCTACACATCCCCTTCTAACGGCATTCCTTCAGGTGATACTTTTGATATTGATTTTGTAGCTCATGAAATGGGGCATCAGTTTGGAGGAAACCATACATTTTCATATACTACACAGACTGGGCTGCAGCCTGTAGAACCAGGTTCCGGTTCTACCATTATGGGGTATGCGGGAGTTTCCCCTTATAATGTACAATCAAATTCAAATCCGTTTTTTCATGCCCGAAGTATTGAACAGATAACCAATACCATTAAAGCAACAACCTGTTCTGTAAATACTCCTACAGGAAATTCAATTCCCACAGCGAATGCGGGAGCAGATTATACAATTCCTAAAAATACACCATTTGTACTAACAGGTTCAGGAATAGATGCTGATGGAGATTCACTTACCTATATCTGGGAACAGATGGATAACGGAACATCTTCCCAAACAGGAAGTAATTCTGTAGCTACAGCTACTAAAACCGCGGGACCTACATTCAGATCATGGACACCCACAACTTCATCTGTAAGGTATTTCCCTCAAATGGCAAGTATTCTAAAAGGAGCAACAGAAACCCAAGGTGAAGAAATAAGAGTTGAAGCCTTATCTTCCGTATCAAGAGATCTGAACTTCAGATTTACGGTTAGAGATAATAGATTAGGAGGAGCAGGAAACAATTCTGATGACACAAAAATTACCGTTAATGCTCTGGCAGGTCCATTTCTTATTACATCTCAGAACAATGCTGTATCGTATGTGGGAGGAACTTCACAAACAGTAACCTGGGATGTGGCTGGAACAACTTCTAATAATATCAATACTGCCAACGTGGATATTCTTTGGTCTACAGATAACGGAGAGACCTGGACTACTCTATTGGCTGCTACTCCTAATGATGGTTCGGAGGCTGTAGCGATCCCTAATATTGCCACCAATTCAGGAAGAATTATGGTGAAAGGTAGTAATCATATCTTTTTTGATGTGAATAATGCTAATATTTCTGTAACTACCAACCAGTTATCCACTGCAGAAACCCAATTAAAAGGTTCAACAGAAATAAAATTATTCCCCAACCCTGTAAAAGATATTTTAACACTTTCCAATACACAATCAGAAAGATATAAAATCTATGATATGTCCGGCAAACTAGCCATTGAAGGCAATCTTCAAAACGGAACAGTGAATGTAAGCAGTTTGATAAAAGGAAATTATATTATTCAGATTGATAAATTTTCAAAAATGTTCATCAAGAAATAG
- a CDS encoding class I SAM-dependent methyltransferase, with protein MKENQILFNGLRSQMYKQALNDYPNARESDIHVMKKYLAPQSHEVILEAGAGSGFFSGILADMLPAGRLIVSDPSDDQLNGIKELKKKNIEVLQEGADHISLAEEKIDAVWSFGALHHCFDKTKAFGNFSRILKKNGRLVIGDVWSSTKLADYFDKHVAKHCATGHEVAFWSDGFTETLCALNGFSNPEIYDLPLQWKFKKKEEIGDFIYKFHAMVSTTPEDCLNAAHELLGVQKQEDGTFNLNWPMKIFVATKL; from the coding sequence ATGAAAGAAAATCAAATCTTATTTAATGGATTAAGATCGCAAATGTATAAACAAGCTCTTAACGATTATCCTAACGCACGAGAAAGTGATATTCATGTAATGAAAAAGTATCTTGCTCCCCAATCTCATGAAGTTATTTTGGAAGCAGGAGCTGGGAGTGGATTCTTTTCAGGAATATTGGCAGATATGTTGCCTGCAGGGAGACTTATTGTTTCTGATCCATCAGACGATCAACTTAATGGAATTAAAGAATTGAAGAAAAAAAATATTGAAGTTCTACAGGAGGGAGCAGATCATATTTCGCTTGCAGAAGAAAAAATTGATGCTGTTTGGAGCTTTGGAGCATTACATCATTGCTTTGACAAAACAAAAGCTTTTGGTAATTTTTCCCGCATCCTGAAAAAAAATGGGAGATTGGTCATTGGGGATGTATGGTCATCAACCAAGTTAGCTGATTATTTTGATAAACATGTTGCTAAACATTGTGCGACAGGACATGAAGTTGCGTTTTGGAGTGATGGCTTTACAGAAACGCTTTGCGCACTAAATGGCTTTTCAAACCCAGAAATCTATGATCTACCGTTACAATGGAAGTTTAAAAAAAAAGAAGAGATTGGGGATTTTATCTATAAGTTCCATGCAATGGTTTCAACCACTCCAGAAGATTGCCTGAATGCAGCGCATGAATTATTGGGCGTTCAAAAACAAGAAGATGGAACATTTAATCTTAATTGGCCGATGAAGATTTTCGTTGCCACAAAATTATAA
- a CDS encoding glycohydrolase toxin TNT-related protein, with protein sequence MKHLFKYILFVAMTSFSMACSSDDREEEIIIQPSPVKIVFYKSADDFATTYDSDNKVSQPIRIQAFDLYKLGKWKELEALFQANNLNGGWPPANGGYNIVDDVAIQAGQKYDRYSGAVGTYNGTGNPTLGGNFTSPIINGYVYTFTERALNQPENKYDFYYQIDVLNALPFKSQTADIIPWFNQTGNGKQAMWKIPIDINTGFPKTWNKLAEEGYIKITIKKSPSGKYNNLVGTVIQ encoded by the coding sequence ATGAAACATTTATTTAAGTACATCTTATTTGTGGCCATGACATCTTTTTCTATGGCTTGTAGCTCTGATGACAGAGAAGAGGAAATCATTATCCAGCCAAGTCCGGTAAAAATAGTATTTTACAAGAGTGCTGATGATTTTGCCACTACTTATGATTCTGACAACAAAGTAAGCCAGCCGATTAGAATCCAGGCATTTGATCTTTACAAATTGGGAAAATGGAAAGAATTAGAAGCTCTTTTTCAGGCTAATAATTTGAATGGTGGTTGGCCACCGGCAAACGGAGGCTATAATATTGTAGATGATGTTGCAATACAAGCAGGGCAAAAATACGACCGCTATAGTGGTGCTGTTGGAACTTACAATGGAACAGGAAATCCAACACTAGGTGGAAACTTTACGAGCCCGATTATTAATGGTTATGTGTATACTTTCACTGAAAGAGCTTTAAATCAGCCTGAAAATAAATATGATTTTTATTATCAAATAGATGTCCTTAACGCGCTTCCTTTCAAGTCTCAAACGGCAGATATTATCCCTTGGTTCAACCAAACCGGAAACGGAAAACAGGCCATGTGGAAAATTCCTATCGATATTAATACCGGTTTTCCAAAAACATGGAATAAATTAGCAGAAGAAGGGTATATAAAAATTACCATTAAGAAAAGTCCGAGCGGAAAATACAATAACCTTGTAGGAACCGTTATCCAGTAA
- a CDS encoding nucleoside triphosphate pyrophosphohydrolase family protein → MDKIDSLNQVAEFHTTFKAPILDTPQIPSPERCNLRVELLQEELNELKQAIADNNIVEIADALCDLQYVLSGAVLEFGLGNKFVELFNEVQRSNMSKACDNEEQANETVEFYKEKDVESFYEKSGEKFNVYRKADHKVLKNKYYSPADLKSIIEK, encoded by the coding sequence ATGGATAAAATTGATAGTTTGAACCAAGTAGCAGAATTCCATACTACTTTCAAAGCCCCTATTCTAGACACCCCACAAATACCTTCCCCAGAAAGATGCAATCTTAGAGTAGAACTTCTACAGGAAGAACTTAATGAATTAAAGCAAGCGATCGCTGATAATAATATTGTAGAAATTGCAGATGCTCTTTGTGATTTACAATACGTTTTGAGTGGTGCTGTACTGGAATTCGGTCTTGGCAACAAATTTGTAGAGCTATTCAACGAAGTTCAGCGTTCCAATATGTCGAAAGCATGTGATAACGAAGAGCAGGCTAACGAAACCGTTGAATTCTATAAAGAAAAAGACGTGGAATCTTTCTATGAGAAATCTGGTGAAAAGTTCAATGTGTACAGAAAAGCGGACCACAAAGTATTAAAAAATAAATACTATTCTCCTGCTGATCTGAAGTCAATTATTGAAAAATAA
- a CDS encoding TlpA family protein disulfide reductase has product MKKFITNIVAVSSLFLATQQLSAQKVVVNREVTTEKDGKMLLGHQLKEQFSKAPYADWYVKEHDEYALDQKAISELRKERLGSYDIIVFMGTWCEDSHRDFPRLMKILEEANFPESKLTIIAVNRKKESPTGDESLYNIQKVPTIILKRYGKEVGRIVEMPTSGYIERDLAEILKKNDSSVIKEIFK; this is encoded by the coding sequence ATGAAAAAATTTATTACAAATATTGTTGCCGTTTCAAGTTTATTTTTAGCTACTCAACAGCTTAGTGCTCAAAAAGTAGTGGTTAACCGCGAAGTCACCACTGAAAAAGATGGAAAAATGCTTCTGGGACATCAGTTGAAAGAGCAGTTTTCAAAAGCACCTTATGCCGATTGGTATGTAAAGGAACATGATGAATATGCTCTGGATCAAAAAGCGATCAGTGAACTGAGAAAGGAAAGATTAGGTTCTTATGATATCATCGTTTTTATGGGAACCTGGTGTGAAGATAGTCACAGAGATTTTCCAAGGTTGATGAAAATATTGGAAGAGGCAAATTTTCCTGAAAGTAAACTGACTATTATTGCTGTTAACCGCAAAAAAGAATCTCCTACGGGAGACGAATCTCTTTATAACATCCAGAAAGTGCCTACTATTATTCTGAAGAGATATGGAAAAGAAGTAGGAAGAATAGTAGAAATGCCTACCAGTGGTTATATTGAAAGAGATTTAGCTGAAATTCTGAAAAAGAACGACTCATCTGTAATTAAAGAAATTTTCAAATAG
- a CDS encoding DUF4230 domain-containing protein, which produces MRNYKTILSFAAGAGVMVLLFFGLKSCLNLGKKTEKSDYYILTNQISKMNKMVVIEQNSSSMQKTKMGYEFMGKEVSSNSIITFTKTNAQVSYDLNKMKIDVDSINKKLVITELPDADIKIIPSVEIQSMDDSFFNRISEKDIKNVTAKAKETAVKSIDQNQLRSEGRKQLMENLDNIFVLAKALNYTIEDKTGKIGVLGL; this is translated from the coding sequence TTGAGAAATTATAAAACAATTTTATCGTTTGCAGCAGGTGCCGGCGTTATGGTACTTCTGTTTTTTGGACTTAAATCCTGTCTGAATCTTGGAAAAAAAACGGAAAAGTCAGATTATTATATTCTGACTAACCAGATCTCCAAAATGAATAAGATGGTGGTGATAGAACAAAACAGTTCTTCTATGCAGAAAACCAAGATGGGCTATGAGTTTATGGGTAAAGAAGTTTCAAGTAACAGTATCATTACTTTTACAAAAACCAATGCCCAGGTTTCTTATGACCTGAATAAAATGAAGATTGATGTAGATTCCATTAATAAAAAGCTGGTGATCACAGAGCTTCCGGATGCAGATATAAAAATTATACCTAGTGTTGAGATCCAATCGATGGATGATTCCTTTTTTAATAGAATTTCTGAAAAGGATATTAAAAATGTAACAGCAAAAGCTAAGGAAACGGCTGTTAAATCTATTGATCAGAACCAATTGAGATCTGAAGGGCGTAAACAATTAATGGAAAACCTTGATAATATTTTTGTTTTGGCAAAGGCTTTGAATTATACTATAGAAGATAAGACCGGAAAGATCGGTGTTCTTGGACTCTAA
- the leuB gene encoding 3-isopropylmalate dehydrogenase: MSNNYFKIAVLPGDGIGPEIIGESIKILDVIAEAFQYKFHFDYGLIGAEAIFKTGNPLPEETLKICKESDAVLFGAIGDPAFDNNPEAKVRPEQGLLKLRKELGLFANIRPLKTYASLIEKSPLKREIIEGADIQIFRELVSGIYFGEKFTDPEGAYAYDVCKYSREDILPIAHMAFQEAQKRNKKLTLIDKANVLDTSRLWRKICQEIALEYSDVQLDYMFVDNAAMQLILNPKQFDVILTENMFGDIISDEASVIGGSIGLLPSASVGDNNALFEPIHGSYPQAKGKGIANPIASILSVAMMLDHLGLEPAASKLRQSVEHAIENKYVTIDLNTKQYYSTSEVGSFIADHIRYSEKSYYNFENVKIGKSTIV, from the coding sequence ATGAGCAACAATTATTTTAAAATTGCAGTTCTTCCAGGAGATGGAATAGGCCCCGAAATCATTGGGGAGAGTATTAAAATATTGGATGTTATCGCGGAAGCTTTTCAATATAAATTCCATTTTGACTATGGATTAATTGGTGCTGAAGCTATTTTTAAAACAGGAAATCCGCTACCTGAGGAAACATTGAAGATATGTAAGGAATCGGATGCTGTGCTTTTCGGAGCAATAGGTGATCCTGCATTTGACAATAATCCTGAAGCTAAGGTAAGACCAGAACAAGGACTATTGAAACTTCGTAAAGAGTTAGGCTTATTTGCCAATATCCGCCCTTTGAAAACATATGCTTCACTGATTGAAAAAAGCCCACTGAAAAGAGAAATCATAGAAGGAGCAGATATTCAGATTTTCAGAGAATTGGTAAGTGGAATTTACTTTGGGGAAAAATTTACCGATCCTGAAGGAGCTTACGCTTATGACGTTTGCAAATACAGCAGAGAAGATATTCTTCCAATTGCTCACATGGCATTTCAGGAAGCCCAAAAAAGAAATAAAAAGCTGACCTTAATTGACAAAGCCAACGTATTGGATACGTCCAGATTATGGAGGAAAATTTGTCAGGAGATCGCTTTAGAATATTCTGATGTACAACTTGATTATATGTTTGTAGATAATGCAGCCATGCAGTTGATCCTTAATCCAAAACAGTTTGATGTTATATTAACTGAGAATATGTTTGGAGATATTATTTCTGATGAAGCCAGTGTAATCGGAGGGTCTATCGGATTGCTTCCTTCCGCATCAGTAGGAGATAATAATGCATTGTTTGAACCTATTCATGGTTCATACCCACAGGCAAAAGGAAAGGGAATCGCTAATCCTATCGCCTCTATTTTGAGTGTGGCCATGATGTTGGATCACCTTGGATTGGAGCCTGCAGCCAGCAAATTGCGACAGTCTGTAGAGCATGCTATTGAAAATAAATATGTTACGATAGATCTTAATACAAAGCAATATTATTCTACAAGTGAAGTAGGAAGCTTTATTGCAGATCATATCAGGTATTCTGAAAAATCATATTATAATTTTGAGAATGTAAAAATTGGAAAATCTACCATTGTGTAG
- the leuD gene encoding 3-isopropylmalate dehydratase small subunit, translating into MQKLVIIKSRAVPLPAENIDTDQIIPARFLKSIDRKGFGENLFRDWRFNIHTHEPNPDFVLNNPKFSGEILVAGNNFGCGSSREHAAWALTDYGFKVIVSSYFADIFKGNALNNGLLPVKVSEEFLKEILEGINESPNNEIAIDVELQSISFKDTTETFEIDSYKKICLLNGYDDIDFLISKKQAITEFELKTQTTNEQQLF; encoded by the coding sequence ATGCAAAAATTAGTTATTATAAAATCCCGTGCAGTTCCATTGCCGGCAGAAAATATAGATACGGATCAGATTATTCCGGCAAGATTTTTAAAAAGTATAGATAGAAAAGGGTTTGGAGAAAATCTATTCAGAGATTGGAGGTTTAATATCCATACCCATGAGCCTAATCCTGACTTTGTTTTGAACAACCCTAAATTTAGTGGTGAAATCTTAGTGGCAGGAAATAATTTTGGATGTGGAAGCAGCCGTGAACATGCTGCCTGGGCATTAACAGATTACGGATTCAAAGTCATTGTTTCTAGCTATTTTGCTGATATTTTTAAAGGAAATGCTTTAAATAACGGGCTTCTTCCTGTAAAAGTTTCTGAAGAATTTTTAAAAGAGATTTTAGAGGGAATTAATGAAAGTCCGAACAATGAAATTGCCATTGATGTAGAATTACAATCTATCAGTTTTAAAGATACTACTGAAACTTTTGAAATTGATTCTTATAAAAAAATATGCCTTTTGAATGGCTATGACGATATTGATTTTCTAATCAGCAAAAAACAGGCGATCACAGAATTTGAACTAAAAACACAGACAACAAATGAGCAACAATTATTTTAA
- a CDS encoding 2-isopropylmalate synthase, whose translation MNSEKIEIFDTTLRDGEQVPGCKLNTRQKLIIAEKLDELGVDIIEAGFPISSPGDFESVSEISKLVKNAKVCGLTRANKKDIDTAAEALRYAKKPRIHTGIGTSDSHIRYKFNSTRENIIERAAEAVRYAKNYVEDVEFYAEDAGRTDNAYLAQVCEAVIKAGATVLNIPDTTGYCLPEEYGQKIKYLRENVKGIEKAILSCHCHNDLGLATANSISGAINGARQIECTINGLGERAGNTALEEVVMILKQHKHLNLHTDVNSRMLNEMSNMVSDLMGMSVQPNKAIVGANAFAHSSGIHQDGVIKNRETYEIIDPAEVGVNASSIILTARSGRSALAYRFKHIGHDVTKEELDYLYQEFLKIADLKKEIGNEDLALIMETCSRKIG comes from the coding sequence ATGAACTCCGAAAAAATTGAAATTTTTGATACCACGTTGCGCGATGGAGAACAGGTTCCTGGATGTAAATTGAATACAAGACAGAAACTGATTATTGCTGAAAAGCTTGATGAACTGGGAGTTGATATCATAGAAGCAGGATTCCCGATTTCTAGCCCTGGAGATTTTGAATCTGTTTCTGAAATTTCAAAACTTGTGAAAAATGCTAAGGTTTGCGGGCTGACAAGAGCCAACAAAAAAGACATTGATACTGCTGCAGAAGCTTTGAGATATGCCAAAAAACCTAGAATACATACTGGGATCGGAACTTCTGATTCTCATATCAGATACAAATTTAACTCAACGAGAGAAAATATTATAGAACGCGCTGCGGAAGCGGTAAGATATGCTAAAAACTACGTTGAAGATGTAGAATTTTATGCCGAAGATGCCGGAAGAACAGATAATGCCTATCTGGCGCAGGTATGTGAAGCCGTAATCAAGGCAGGAGCTACTGTTCTGAATATTCCTGATACCACAGGTTATTGTTTACCGGAAGAGTATGGGCAGAAAATTAAATACCTGAGAGAAAATGTAAAAGGAATTGAGAAAGCAATTCTATCATGTCATTGTCATAATGATCTAGGATTAGCTACTGCAAATTCTATTTCCGGAGCCATCAATGGAGCTCGTCAGATAGAATGTACAATCAATGGACTGGGAGAAAGAGCAGGAAATACGGCTTTAGAAGAAGTGGTGATGATCCTGAAACAACACAAGCATTTAAATCTGCATACTGATGTTAATTCCAGAATGTTGAATGAAATGAGCAATATGGTCTCTGATCTGATGGGAATGTCTGTACAGCCCAATAAAGCAATTGTAGGAGCGAATGCATTTGCGCACAGTTCAGGAATTCACCAGGATGGAGTGATCAAAAACAGAGAAACATATGAGATCATTGATCCGGCAGAAGTAGGTGTCAATGCTTCTTCTATCATTCTTACAGCAAGAAGCGGACGCTCGGCGTTAGCTTATCGTTTTAAGCATATTGGTCATGATGTTACCAAGGAAGAACTGGATTACCTATATCAGGAATTTTTAAAGATAGCGGATCTAAAGAAGGAAATAGGAAATGAAGACCTTGCTTTGATCATGGAAACTTGCAGCAGAAAAATAGGATAA